A part of Kitasatospora acidiphila genomic DNA contains:
- a CDS encoding NADPH-dependent F420 reductase — MTTAIVGVGSIGSTLARHLVAGGENVVLAGKGASRANELAAELGPLAQAAPSVPDAIASADTVVLAIWLDHMRELVPQVAPLLDGKVVIDPSNPIAFDDKGQIVRSLPEGQSAGSVAAALLPEGAHYVKAFGTLAAEALAASANRTPHRAVLFYATDDDSAARAAERLIRTAGFEPVKAGGLAAAGRIEAPGGDLHQFGFNGEVVDLDRARAAV; from the coding sequence ATGACCACCGCAATCGTAGGCGTCGGCAGCATCGGCAGCACCCTCGCCCGGCACCTGGTCGCCGGGGGCGAGAACGTCGTCCTGGCCGGGAAGGGCGCCTCGCGTGCCAACGAGCTCGCAGCCGAGCTCGGGCCGCTCGCCCAGGCGGCCCCCTCCGTGCCGGACGCGATCGCGAGCGCGGACACGGTCGTGCTCGCCATCTGGCTGGACCACATGCGGGAGCTGGTCCCGCAGGTCGCACCCCTGCTGGACGGCAAGGTCGTGATCGACCCGTCGAATCCGATCGCGTTCGACGACAAGGGCCAGATCGTGCGGTCGCTGCCCGAAGGGCAGTCGGCCGGGTCGGTGGCCGCCGCCCTGCTGCCCGAAGGCGCCCACTACGTCAAGGCGTTCGGCACCCTCGCCGCGGAGGCTCTCGCCGCGAGCGCCAACCGCACGCCGCATCGCGCGGTGCTCTTCTACGCCACCGACGACGACAGCGCGGCAAGGGCGGCCGAGCGGCTGATCCGCACGGCCGGGTTCGAGCCCGTCAAGGCCGGCGGCCTGGCCGCCGCCGGACGCATCGAGGCACCCGGCGGCGACCTGCACCAGTTCGGCTTCAACGGCGAGGTCGTCGACCTGGACCGGGCACGAGCTGCTGTGTGA